The genomic window ttaatggttaaagccataactgttgtcccctttgggtccatacaacaattggacataatgatgcagctagtgtgactttatcaaggaacttgatttgttgcattaatctagattttgatcctgaagtattctactaaaggattgtggtgctccttgttgtttgagagccatttggccagatgagagtgtaacctcatcattgttgcatagccagctgtctgagaggtgtgagttcctcccttcctttgaggacttgaggtgtgaatcccctctcctatcttccaggatagcctgcagtgatcagttgggaaacttagataagatttgctcttgtgtaccaagaccctaggtgagtcgggggctgagactccttttggatcagacgacgcagcactgcaagaaactgctgccggtctgacGAACCTCTCCTTAGAGGAGAGTGtcaacctatatagctagtcaattagcattagtgataagaagttagaagagctagttgatcttgtcaaccacCGAGCCAGGAtcacccctaataaagacagaatgtatgcagaagacatacatcaaccATGGGCCAAGGCTCACTATGGATCAGATgatccaccccttcaagacgtagttgctaatcttatccacctccctatagagcagctcgactgcctgaactcctacaccctcagcacatgtgaagagaaactaaagggcttggttgaatatgcaaatcaaccaactgggaagccaacacgcacaatttcagatgttctaggcgaaattctcctcctttatcagcgcaaatcaaatgtgcagaatgagatacaccgggaacagctagcccgggtactagaagaaggacagatcctgtgggacgacttcgaaagaatgcaggataaactaaagaccttgctggaaaattgcaaggccctgcaggaggagaataaaacactgcatgaaagcagcaaactggccgaacagaagaaacgaagtgacacggtacccagatttcaggataggcagataagtactgcagcccccagatcagctgaggaaacctcagacgaaggatgggagactgaaacaagcccctggaggagggagacagacatgttgcaggatctggaggagaggggaaggcaccgccgggtcgacccaggcacaaaagcgcccacgtcctcagaccacccggtaaagagctggatgattaaagatgaagggcccccgcgttctgcaatacgctttgagcgaagagaaccctcaccccgcaggaggagaggctttactccccctagagacagggaggagacacaggcccaattgggcaccgaacgctacctgtcccacgatagacggccacgtctgagccgaacacaaaccccgccacggttacaaccctactaccgtgacaaccacagggcttacgattcgtCAGACAAATCGGACGACCCTTGCCAGCCTTCGGTCAGAgcctgcgaaccaggcagatagaacctcaggccaaagatctgaagcgttttgacccagatagcccagattcaagtattaacgactaccttagagaagttgaccattgtctccttgacctgcctcatgcgtcctcacatgaaaaactgaaacggatctggaagactacggctaggagtgtccgtgatttcatggggacactcccaccaaaggtccgatccttgcagaaaggaaacaaatctgttagtcagcacttacaaactgccaagcagaaagtgttggacatgtttgaattaattcagggagcacaggtaagcatggagcaagacacatcgtcaggatatgactctgatcctggaccaagccccttaagagatcaaacaaccctgctaaaaaagctcagtaaagaaccgagcagccaggataacccaaggactgaggaaataagtctagttttccctgattttgactgtggagccccgctccttggggaaacgccccagttctctgacaactgtgacaccctttcacaccttcacaggtttgaatcaccacataggaaggggggtgacttctcagcccccagaggcagagaaaacaccaggccccctcctgctacctgtaggttcccattgcaggattcacggctgaggaatatccaaaccccagatgactgggatggctcccttctacccagagatcaaagactgcgcataaggctcattgaatctatggcacaggatgtagagcggtttgatccagatcaaagttcagatgtcaccctgcatagtcgtacacatcagcttagtatgaaagagatcaagagattcgcacaggcggtttggcagacacgcttacgtcacgtgtcacgtgagggcaacaagTTGCCTCGTGCTTGgaataagagaccatatcaccggcagaatagagaacagagccaggggggtgaaggtgggactcaaccacagagtaggttccagcctggagaactgatcactaccagatccgaacggaactctcgggatggccgtagtctgagacagaagggtaggtataaccggagttcctacgagctccctaaggactccctcgcttacagagaacctgattctgactccacataggagtgggggtgtagcctccactctagaaacacaacaatgtcactctaccgacatgaatgtttcctagtccctgttttgtgttttgacattggtagggagacacataatgtacatttacacacctacacgccacaaacaccttcccacaggcttactcctgcccaggctaggagttagcccacaaacctacaccttatactcttctctttctcccttcctcttgtctgtttgtttcatttgttttgttaaagaatgcaccttgagtaacaaagctttgctaatgcctggttatgttttatgcctagctttagacatagttagacagtctgcccagactttgcctcagtgtctgcccagaccgaatgcctctcaaaatgtatagacttttgctcactaactatttgaacatttgtctcctaacacatggactgttggccctatttgccctaaagaccgcgacccgcaatcccattcttcaggacaaaggggggatgttgggcttaggacagtcaaacaatggacttgggcctgcacctctgtaaaagcctcatttgagttattcactgagatcacaaagaggcctaaaaggactcttaatcccagaatcccttgcggtacttcacacctacgcgtgaagtaaaggggggaccggaacctctctctcctcattggaggggacctgaggtagaccccccatggagcaggccaggctacaaaactccaagtaTTCCATTGTTAgatctctttcacgcgctgacttctggtgctcggagatccaagctcacctcctgtttcctgcaacaatcttcctttgttttaagtttttggcgcgcaggtaatccgcagccggcagtgttctaaattccaagctcggattgtccagtgaacgcatctcagtttctcggagagcgtcagactataacagattatcagaaagataattccgtcctgcaacgaaaggacatcaaaggacatcttttcactcgacggagaaccaacgaagccgctctcgccgtaagggaccctcgccgccatcagacgcctctgcaccaggacggacagaagatctgctccatcgccggactcttttcctttcaccaatcgcggacaaagcgattcacaagtgaggcttaattaggtctgggcagaattagctttagagagtgtttttaacaattgttgatcgaagcagaaactgtaatttttatctttgttggacctgcgtcctgagttttaactgtttaaaactcttgttgttgtttcggaccgctgcgtcctatatgtgtttagcgtaacagcgttataaccgggtattactcctctgatcagaaaggccagtgtaagccgtattaacctgaattcggctattggtttgtttctgtgaatgaagggaattactccgagttgtggcgcgggagtcggactgtgatccggcctcttcaggcacgcatttctcttttattctcttttatttccccttctacgaacacacatacacacatattcctgtgtaaacgtacatctggagaccaactccaccaccgcgccattacgcacagagatctatacactcgcggctatccagacgcctcagagacacagatcgtgtagggccgaactcagtctcttttagaccttaaggccacatttaggcctttgttaggtgtgtgccatcggaagggcgaccacatgggacgaagtaatcttcccccccttctctctccctttcatccacacgcgcacgcacccaggtctttgttaggtttgcgccatcgtgaacgaccacgtgggtacgaagccatctccccccctttcttcttccccctttttctctcacGCAGGGGTggccttcaaaaacacacacaaataaataataataaatgatttacctttaaaaataacCTATTAAAATTCACCTGTTATATCtcagttataaaacaaaataatggaaacataaatacatttttagcttCATTCTTTATTGACACAAAAATAAGATGTATGCTAAAAGTCCAAATTTAAAGTACTTACAGTCAAACTTGCAAGATTACATGAATTAGCAATGTGTTGGTCCTGTACATGCTAGTTACTTCATTGCAAGTATGACAGTGTGCATTACCGTCCTATGCACCGGTCTTGTGAAATAGATAtgcaaagtatttattattattatcatgaaCTGTttatcaaacaattaaaaatgattcattgatGTGTTAAGAAAATTACAAGGAGCCTTCAAAAAGAGAAGAGTCAGTTTTATCATTAGTCTCAGCTCTGACAGGGtgaatagccaatcacagttcaggataattttttttttttttttgggggggggggggtactcaTGAGCTGGTCAAGTGGATTAATCATAGAAAGATAAAATAGATTTCTTAGGAATATTTTGCAGCAGAACAGAGTTCAAAGAGAAGCATGCTGAGAACAtgctgagtttttttattttatttatatatttatttttgaatcagGATGTTTAATAGTCTGCAGCTGAGTTGAACCAAGGGATAGAGTTCAGGGAGCAGAAAAGTTCAGGTGGGCGGCAGggcagaggcagagggagagcagGAACCTGAAGGGCATGAGCGCAAATAGTTCAGGAGGGAGGACGGGAGGCCGACCAAACGGTGAGAGCAGTTTGGGAAGGCGGCGGCGAGGAGATTTCTGTCTTGCCGTCAACGTAAAAACATGGGCAGGTATAGGCCAGGCCACTGACAGGCCCAAAAGAGTGGGCAGGGCCTAAAACAGGGATGCAGTTGTTGGCAGGGCCTCCCACTGGGACACAGCAATGGACAGACATGTCAATGGGGAACCAGGCCTCAACAGGAACGTTAAGAGGGCTGGAGCTGAAGATGCTCTGGCAGGACAGGAGCACaggctgaggttctggggcacaggttggctgaggttctgggacacaggttggctgaggttctggggcacaggttggctgaggttctgggacacaggttggctgaggctctgggacacaggttggctgaggttctggggcacTGGGTGGTCTCAGGCTCTTGAGAGCATGGAGACTGGGTCATTTGGAAGCACGGGGGCAGAGTTACTGGGAAGCACAGGTACTGGGTCACTGGGAACCCTGTTAGCTGAGGCTCTTGGAAGTGGGAAGGATGAGGCTCGCACACCAGTTGCTGAGTCTGAGGCTTTGAATGGCAAACCAGCTGCTGGGACTGTGGAGACTCAGGGAAGCTGGGTAACGAAGACTCGGGGGCGTTGCTCGATGGATTATACATATTATATCATAAATcaaatgataaattaaaatgtttatttatcccGTTTAGGGAGCACTGAATGATAAAGCCTGAATGTGAGAATAAAAGCctctccactagagggcagtgaaacatcagagagtcaggacatttacattttgtcattCATCTCTGATTGTTTGGAAAAATTAAATTTACATTTGATCCCTTTTTACATTGTTTGCAGAAGTATTTCATTGAAATTTGGTTCAGGAAGTGTAAACATTTTACATTACTCATTTACATCTGTGACACATTACAAGAGAACCATTTAAGTAAAACTTGTAAGTGAATAAAAGCAAGGATATAAGCAACAGGTGAACTAACTACAGACATTTAGATGAATGCCAAACATGTGGTGACAGTACAACCTTTGTGCTcggtgtgtttctgctctcttACCGACACCACACACAGGCTACAGGTGCATTTAAATCTGACCACCTGGAATGGGCATGGTAGCTGTAGCAAACCCAGCTACAGCAATTGATGAATCCTTTATCTGTTGGTTTatgttactttacttttttgcttcatgcTGTGCAATAACTCACAAACAAACCGTAAGAGCtgtacataaaacacaacagaaagacaaactttATAAACATGCAAATAACCATTAAAcccaaaacagagaaaaggaccataaatatttataatattaacACATAACAAGAGATAAGGTATAAAAATAGATAGTCAGGTTAATTTAGAACATTTTTACCAAGTCAAACAACAAAGTTAAAGAACCATATTAATAACATTTACTAACTACACCaaagaatatatataaatcACGTATTGATAACTATAGGCCTTAAATACACATAAAATGAGCAATTAAATTTagcaaaaaaatcaacataatAACTACATTTAACAGGACTAAATTAACCAAGGTCTAAGGGCGAGCGAATAAGATAGCATGGCTAAGCTAAAGGCTAGCACGCTTAAATAAATCACTGAAAACATCATAAAGATTACAAAGGTTGTACCTTGTACACCTTCCAGCTGGTTGCTAAAATGTGAGGGCGTGGATAACAGTgggttttttaaatcaattaacACACTGACTGTCTACCTACCTGAGTCTTTTAATATCCGGTTTAAAGCAGGTAAGAAGCAAAtcagccttcaaaataaaagcttcccccacaaaacaataagaaacagATGAATACAAAATTAGAATCTTCACAACAACAATTAACAATAAAGGTATATACCTTTTAACTAGTAAtacttgtttgatttgtttaaacCTGAGTCTTGTTAATGTAAAACTCATATTATTAATCCTGTAAAATAATTCATAATCACTTTACAGGTGGACCACAGCAAGTCATTCACAAAGCTTAATACTAACATCATTTATCTGTTTTAAGTCATTTATTAAATGCAGGTCTAGCTGCGTTCTTGAAGGAGTCTGTCCCGAGGATTCATTCTCAAAGTGGTTTCCTGTAAGGATTTCATTGGATGAGAGTAAACTAGAGGTTTCTTCGTCCATGTTTGTTGACTGTACTGTACAATGCAGCTGGATCTGCAGCTTGCTGACCACTGGtgctgagaagaagaaagacatgaGATTATATGATAACAGGCCAACAGTGATCACGgtaaatgatgaaaacacaataaacagaatgatgaaaacaatAGTTTTGTGGTTAAAGATCATGTTATGTGAGGAGTTGTTTTACCTCTGGGCTGCACCGCCGCTGTTAAAGTTAACCACAGAGTACTCAACCATCTCCTcttgttctccttcttcttcttccttcttcttcttcttgtgtgtttgGGGTTTAACTGGTTGGATGTTGGAGTAGAGAGGATCAGCCTGGTTCCTGGAAAAGTCGACAGTGGCATATTGAAGCtcatcctgctcctctgctggtTGTATCTGTGAACACCGGACAACAAAGAGTATTCAATTATTTACAGACAGACTTTTGAAAGACAGGATTCAAGGCTTGAGTTATTTACAGAGACAGAAGTTGTAATTTTACTGAAAGCAAAAGAGGGAACTTGAGACTTGAATCAGAAACCAATCCTGTTTTTGGTGTTTCATTAAAAGCAGTTCATAATGTTATGGTTTGCCTTGTTGAATGCTGATGATCCTTGGGTGTCTTTATCAAGGCCAGGAAAGCAACGCAACCCAAAAGGTCTCACTTTCCTTTTTTGGGGAGCTCTCAGAAAATCATCAGTTTTTTGGAAAAACCCAACATGTGAAGCACCAGGATGGAGAGAGCAAAAGCTTAAGCACTTACAGCAAACAAATAGGACAAACATTGCTGTaggcaaacaaatcaaacactatGTCAAGAGTTCAACCGTCCCTGATTCATAAATTCAGAGACTTCCTCACCTGTTCACTGTTCTCTGGTCTGTCTCCGGGCTCAGACGGTTGCTTGCAGGCCCTCTTCTTTCTGGTGAGGTGCATTCAAATAGAAAAGTAAACCATATTGTTGTTTGTGAGGGTACAATGCATTAATCATGAACAAGTATTTGCTGAAAAAGAACTGCTCACATGATCCATATGACGACAAAGATGAGTATGATAATGAGGAAAATAGCAGGAACTGTCACAGCAGTCGTCAGTTTCCATCCTCCTgctgaaacagacagagacagaaagttaACCTTACAAGTAAAAACACGTCATGAACACATTCTTACAACTTATTGTAATTTCTTTTGgtgaaattgaaaaagaaataagacCCAAACGAAGGACaaacaccctgttactgttaaaaaCAGACTACGATACTCACTTTTGACATTTATCAAAAACATTATTGTGACAAAGACTTAAAAATGTAACGTTTAGTTCAGCATCTCAAAACTACTCAACCAGGCATGCAACAGGAGGGAACTTCATTTTACCTAAAGCAAGAACCAACTCaattaaacaaacagtaaatgttTCGAGCAATGCAGGAATGGAACTCACTTCAAAGATACATGAactaagaaaacaagaaaactaaattcaaatgtttattaaagCAGTATCTTTTGACCGAGTAAATTCATCTATTGCCATCCAACAagctatacattttatttgatttatgttCCTCCTGTAACTCTTTGATTGTTCTATTTGCttattgtttatgtgtgtgtatgtttagaCAGATGCATTTTGCAGgtacatgtatatatattctTTAACTCATCAGTAGATTGTGTACAGAGGAACTGAACGGGTTCAAATGTCACTGCCATGGATTGAACAATCGTATGATCATAATTTCCTAGAAGCTGTCCTCACCCTGtcattgtgttcatgttttgtcttGCTGTTAGTCCTGTAATGTTATGTGTTAGGATGAAAGCTGTGTATTGAATGTTGTTTATGTTAATGAGTGTTATGTTGGTTTTAAGTTGTAAGATGACACAGTCACACTGTAATGGGTGTTGTGGACCTCAGGAAGAAAAGCTGCAGCATTGCTGTAATCCAGGTCCGCCTTCCCCTCGTGCCTCAGTGTTGCAGAGGTACTGTCAGCCTAACCTTAACCTGATATCCTAAGAAACTAAACTGAACTAAACTGAACCCCTCTCGGAGTCTCTGGAAGGCGTCCTGGGAAGAATTCAATCGAGGAAGTCTTTAGTTATACCAAGAGACTGACTAATGGAGAACCTTTACTGAGGTCTATTGGGTGGCCTTCCCGACTGAATCAGAGTGTTGTTATTCCTTTAGACCGCTGTTCCTGTCATAGAGTCATATGACCTGTGAAACAGTGTGGGTGAAGCTTACCTTCCAAAACAGTCAGATGTACAGTGGAGTTATGACGTCCTCTGGTATTTTGGGCGATACAAATATAATGCCCACTGTGTTCAGgacttgtgttgtttatgttaaaaatctgtcctgaagctgttggtgagtcttcatcctccttgaaccaggtgtaattagctgctgggttagcatcactgctacaggtcagagtcactgaactgccctccactatctcagcagagggactcactgacacagagggaagctttggagcatctggaggacaacaaatacagattgaACTCCCATTAGTATTGAAATTCATGATTTGAAAGAACTTTTGTAGCACGATAAGTAAAACTGAGCGTGACTTACACTGGACATCTAACAAATGTTGCAGAGATTTGATCTGTCCATGTTTATTCTCAGCCTGGCAGTAGTAAATCCCTCTGTCTTCAGACCTGATGGATGGGAAAAAATACCTTTGCCCTTGTCCTTTAAGCAGGTTCTCTATGAACCAGGTGTATTTAGCTGCTGGtttagcatcactgctacaggtcagagtcactgaactgccctccactatctcagcagagggactcactgacacagagggaagctttggagcatctggaggacAACAATTACAGATTGAACTCCCATTAGTATTGAAATTCATGATTTGAAAGAACTTTTGTAGCACGATAAGTAAAACTGAGTGTGACTTACACTGGACATCTAACAAATGTTGCAGAGATTTGATCTGTCCATGTTTATTCTCAGCCTGGCAGTAGTAAATCCCTCTGTCTTCAGACCTGATGGACGGGAAATAATAACTTTGCCCTTGTCCTTTTAGCAGGTTCTCCTTGAACCAAGTGTAtttagctgctgggttagcatcactgctacaggtcagagtcactgaactgccctccactatctcagcagagggactcactgacacagagggaagctttggagcatctggaggagaaaacatcggttttaatttttcctcaacattaaaatgtttgaattgtcaAGATGAAAAAACAGTGCTCAGTGGGCTTTAGCTGCAGACTGTGAGTGTGAAGTAGAGCTAGAGGAAGCAGATATGATCAGCAAATTAAACCTTCAAATGAGAAATCAGCTCAATGTTgcttttcaaagaaaatgtttttcactcacatttcacttcaactttGACGTATCCAGATGTCCTCTCTCCCAGATCATTCTTAGCTTTACAGTAATACCTTCCAGAGTCAGAGGACTGAACTGAGCTGAAGACGAGCTCTGATTCTTTACTGAGTTCACGACCGTTCACCTTGTACCAGGTGTATTCAggtgctgggttagcatcacagCTACAGGTCACAGTCACTCTACTGTTCTCTCTGATTTCACCAGCAGGACTCACAGACGCTGAACAAACTGATGGAGCATCTTGAggagagaagaataaaaatataactGAAGTGACCAAAGAAGAATTAAGTGGAATAAAGTGCTGAGGGTGCAGATTGAAACCAGCTGACAACCCCTCCCTCGATGCTCCCCTCTTCACCTGCAGAGTTTACAACAATCATTAAAGCTCAGCGTACTCTGTACGATTGTTTGAAATTCATGGAGGAATGTCgactcacactgtacgagtgaaatcaggacaGAGCATTCACCATCATCAATAGATCTGTCTCATATGCACGACTCAAATACACACTAACATGAGATCTTTGAATAGAAGCAAAAACAGAGATcactggtcacacacacacacacacacacacacacacacacacacacacacacacacacacacacacacacacaatcacacacacacacacgcacaagctaactagcagctAAATAATAACAAGTGTTCCctctcagctggaggtctgcagatatttcctgccatCGTTTCTTTTGGATTAAACAGGCGTGTctactgttgccatggtgatttagGATGTTTTCTGTCAGTTTGCGCAGACACAATCAGGGGGGAAAAGTCCTGAAGTCGTGGGATCTGCGCATGGCTCTGCTATGTGAGTGTGGGCAAAATATCAAACGTGCCAGAAAATCATCCGACCAGTCTGAAGCAGCTGATCAGACAATGATAGGCTGTCGAGCCTCAGTGTACACTGCACAACTAACAACGGGAGATCAGGCAGAATGAAAAATCAGTCGACTcaaagattttgatgaaatcGTCCTGAAATGGCTCAGAGTCGCCCGGCTTCAGTAGACTGAAGGCCCGCTCTAAAGCAGCCGTTTGTTCTGAGTCTTCTGGTTTATTATAGAAACATGTGAAGCATTGTGAACTTTGTGAAGTGCAGACATAAACAATCATTAACATTACAAacttttaaagtaattaaactcaagtaaaaatattttaaatcgtCACATTAAAGTCCTGATTAAATCTCA from Labrus bergylta chromosome 1, fLabBer1.1, whole genome shotgun sequence includes these protein-coding regions:
- the LOC136179210 gene encoding B-cell receptor CD22-like, producing MFSPPDAPKLPSVSVSPSAEIVEGSSVTLTCSSDANPAAKYTWFKENLLKGQGQSYYFPSIRSEDRGIYYCQAENKHGQIKSLQHLLDVQYAPKLPSVSVSPSAEIVEGSSVTLTCSSDAKPAAKYTWFIENLLKGQGQRYFFPSIRSEDRGIYYCQAENKHGQIKSLQHLLDVQYAPKLPSVSVSPSAEIVEGSSVTLTCSSDANPAANYTWFKEDEDSPTASGQIFNINNTSPEHSGHYICIAQNTRGRHNSTVHLTVLEGKLHPHCFTGHMTL